TATAGAGGTTCTGCAGAGGAAGAATTATGGAAACTGCGAGATCCAATTAATTTGCATTGGTCTTGGTTAAAAGAAAATGGTTATGCCAAAGATGAAATAGACGGAATATATGAAAAGATGAATGCAGTTATGGATCATGCAGTCCAATTTGCTACAGAAAGTGAATTTCCCACTATAGATGATTTATATAAAAACATCTATTTTGAAAACGCTGGTTAGGAGGTTTTTATGCCTAATGTTTTAACCTATAGAGAAGCATTAACTCAAGGTATTCGTGAAGCTCTCATAGATAATGATGACTGTTTTTTAATGGGAGAAGATGTTGGAGCTTATGGTGGTGCATATGCAGTAAGTAAAGGCCTTTTGGAAGAATTTGGTCCTAAACGAATTGTTGATAGTCCATTATCAGAATCAGCGATCGTAGGCCTAGGTACTGGTTCTTCTATGGTCGGTTTAAAACCAATCATTGAAATAATGACGATTAACTTTTTATTAGTGGCTTTAGATCAACTAGTAAATCACGCTGCTAAAATTCGATACATGTCAGCAAATCAGTATGCAGCTCCATTCATGGTAAGAACAGTAACTGGAGGAGGAGCACAATTAGGTGCAACACATTCACAATGTTTTGAACCTTGGCTTGCTAGTGTCCCTGGACTTAAAGTAGTAGCGCCTTCATCCCCTTACGATGCATTAGGGCTATTTCGGTCTGCAATAAAAGAAAATGACCCTATAGTTTTTGTTGAACATATTTTATTGTATGGATCAAAGGGAATTGTAGATGAAGATTATTATGAAATACCGATCGGTAAGGCTAATGTTGTACGATCAGGTGATAATTTGACGTTAGTTGCATATTCCAAGATGGTGCCACTATGTTTAGAGGTTGCAAACACACTAGAGGATCAAGGAATAGATGTAGAAGTTATAGATCTGAGATCTCTTCGCCCTTGGGATAAAGAAACAGTTATAAATTCAGTGAATAAGACAAACAGATTAGTTGTTGTGGAGGAAGCTTGGAGATCTGGCGGATTTGGTGCTGAGATAGCGAGTACCATCCAAGAAGAAGCTTTTGATTCCTTAGACGGTCCAATAGGGCGTGTTGGTGGCCTTGAGGTCCCAATGCCATATACAAGCGTACTGGAGTCTCAAGTAATCCCTAGTAAAGATCGTATAATTGAATATATACATCAAAATCTAAATACATAATAGCAATTGGAGTAAAGCAATGTCCGATAATATTGTTATGCCGCAAATGGGTTACGATATGAAAGAAGGCACCCTGGTACGATGGCTTGTAAAAGAAGGTTCATCTTTAAAACGAGGAGACCCCATCGCTGAGATAGAAACTGATAAAGCCGTTGTTGAAATTGAAAGCTATTTCACAGGATTCATCGGGAAAATCTTGGTTAATGAAGGCGAATCAGCAGAAGTAGGTAGTTCGATTGCTGTTGTTGTAAAAGATATGAACGAATCTGTGACAGATTCTACTAGTACAACAAATACAGTATCTGAAAAGTCTATTCCAAAAGTTGACGAAAAGAATATTAGCCAAAATACTCCGATTGAACAACCTTCTGTTAATGTTCCTATTGTTGATCAGCCTTTATCAGAAAAAATTAAAATTAGTCCGGTAGCGGAAAAACTTGCTCTAGAACAAGGTATAGATTTAAACAAAATTAATGGGACAGGCCCAGGTGGACGTATTACTAAAGCTGATATTGAGGCACAATCTTCTAATAATAAATTAACAGAACAACCATTGGTTAAAACTCCACCACAAACTGTGTTACCTGGCCAGAACATACCTTTATCGACAACACGTTCTGCCATTGCAAGAATAACATCACAATCCAAAAATGGTATCCCACATTTCTATGTTAGTATGTCAATCGATATGACTGACGCACTAGTTATGCGTCAACAATATGGAAAACTTTATCCAAATTCTGGCATTACAGTAAATTCATTAGTATTGATGGCTGTAAAATTATCACTTATTGATTATCCGATATTTAATTCTTCGTTTCGTGATGACCATATAGAGGTTAAGCCAGACATTAATTTAGGTATAGCTATTTCAGTTGACGATGGCCTTATAGTTCCTGCTATTACACAAGCTCAAGACTTATCAATTATTGAAATTTCATCTGCAGCACGTGACCTTGCAAAAAGAGCTAAAGAAGGGAAATTGAGACAAGAAGAGTATTCAGGGACATTTAGTGTTAGTAATTTAGGGATGTTTGCTGTAGACGATTTTAATGCAATCATTCTACCGCCACAAGTGGGAGTCCTTGCTGTAAGTTCTGTGATAAAGCGACCTGTAGTTGTTGATGATAAAATTGTAATTCGTGAAATTATGAACGTTCAATTATCCTCAGATCATCGAGTGATAGATGGAGTAGATGCAGCAAAGTTTGCAAAACAAATAAAAGATTATCTTGAAATGCCTATTTCTTTATTTGTATCTTAGTATGAAAAGTCAAATTTTAAAAAGACGTTTGGGTAGAACCAATTTACAGGTTACTGAACTTGGATTTGGTGCCATGGATACACCTCAAGCCCCAGAAGGGAAAGATACATTGCTTTCAGCTATAAATTTGGGGATTAATTTTATTGATACTGCTCGTATATATGATGGTAGTGAATTTTTAATAGGTCAAATACTTTCTTCTATTAATCGTGATGATTTAATAATTGCCTCTAAGACTATTAATAGAACTCGTGATGGTGTACAACACGATGTAGATAGAAGCTTAAGTTTGATGAATTTAGATAGTATAGATTTGTATCAATTAGATGATGTCGCAATGGAAGATTGGGATTTTATCATACAAGAAAATGGAGCTTTAGAAGGATTAAAAATTGCAAAATATCGGGGTTTGATAAATCATATTGGAATTTCTTCTCATGATTTATCTCTTCTTAATGTTGCAATAGAATCAAAGCTTTTTGATACGGTAATGATAGAATACTCTGCTTTTTATTCTGAAACATATAATTTAACCAAGAAGGCAAATCAAAATGATATTGGTGTAATTGCCATGCGCCCACTTGGTGGTTCTGGAAGAATGACTACCCTTCGTACAGTTATGGAGAGGAATCCTGCCTTTGGTAGCATTTCTCCATCGAATCTTTTAGAATTTGTTTTATCCAACCCAAATATTGCGGTTTCAATTGTAGGATCTCGGTATCCTGATAGAGTAAAATCTAATGTGGAAACTGTTTTAGATTATAAACACTTAAATGAATACGAAAAAGAAGCATGTAAACAAGCTGCTAGTAAATTATTTGAACTTTTATAATTAAGGAGATTTGATGCAAGTTAGACTAGTAAGTTATTCTCAACCAACTGAAGACTTTAGTAAAGATGGTGTTGATAACGCTCAAGA
This region of SAR202 cluster bacterium genomic DNA includes:
- a CDS encoding 2-oxo acid dehydrogenase subunit E2, which codes for MSDNIVMPQMGYDMKEGTLVRWLVKEGSSLKRGDPIAEIETDKAVVEIESYFTGFIGKILVNEGESAEVGSSIAVVVKDMNESVTDSTSTTNTVSEKSIPKVDEKNISQNTPIEQPSVNVPIVDQPLSEKIKISPVAEKLALEQGIDLNKINGTGPGGRITKADIEAQSSNNKLTEQPLVKTPPQTVLPGQNIPLSTTRSAIARITSQSKNGIPHFYVSMSIDMTDALVMRQQYGKLYPNSGITVNSLVLMAVKLSLIDYPIFNSSFRDDHIEVKPDINLGIAISVDDGLIVPAITQAQDLSIIEISSAARDLAKRAKEGKLRQEEYSGTFSVSNLGMFAVDDFNAIILPPQVGVLAVSSVIKRPVVVDDKIVIREIMNVQLSSDHRVIDGVDAAKFAKQIKDYLEMPISLFVS
- a CDS encoding aldo/keto reductase, which produces MKSQILKRRLGRTNLQVTELGFGAMDTPQAPEGKDTLLSAINLGINFIDTARIYDGSEFLIGQILSSINRDDLIIASKTINRTRDGVQHDVDRSLSLMNLDSIDLYQLDDVAMEDWDFIIQENGALEGLKIAKYRGLINHIGISSHDLSLLNVAIESKLFDTVMIEYSAFYSETYNLTKKANQNDIGVIAMRPLGGSGRMTTLRTVMERNPAFGSISPSNLLEFVLSNPNIAVSIVGSRYPDRVKSNVETVLDYKHLNEYEKEACKQAASKLFELL
- a CDS encoding alpha-ketoacid dehydrogenase subunit beta → MPNVLTYREALTQGIREALIDNDDCFLMGEDVGAYGGAYAVSKGLLEEFGPKRIVDSPLSESAIVGLGTGSSMVGLKPIIEIMTINFLLVALDQLVNHAAKIRYMSANQYAAPFMVRTVTGGGAQLGATHSQCFEPWLASVPGLKVVAPSSPYDALGLFRSAIKENDPIVFVEHILLYGSKGIVDEDYYEIPIGKANVVRSGDNLTLVAYSKMVPLCLEVANTLEDQGIDVEVIDLRSLRPWDKETVINSVNKTNRLVVVEEAWRSGGFGAEIASTIQEEAFDSLDGPIGRVGGLEVPMPYTSVLESQVIPSKDRIIEYIHQNLNT